The segment AAGTCGCCAGCACGCAAAGCTCGAATATAAAAAGGGCGACTTTGTGCTGACCGATTTAGGTAGCGCCAATGGAACCTTGATTAAGGAAAAGCCGATCAAGGAATATAAGCTTCAGCCAAACGATGTCATTCATATTGGTGATTTCTTCCTGGTTTTCAAAACAGAGCAAACTAAAGGTTCTCTGTCTTGGATGGAGAATTACGACGTATCGGATAAGGAAGCGGAGCAGGTTGAGGGTGGGACGAGGATGCTTAGCCCCGAAGCTTTGCAAGATGCGATGCAACACGTCTCGTTACGTAACAGTACTGTTCTGATTCGTGGTGATGATGAAAGCTGCAGTTATGCATTAGGTGAAATGCTCTACACTTTTGGAGCAGGTGGTATCCCTTGTGAGGGATTTCAAGGACCGGCCGATGTCCATATCTTTTGGGATGGAGGTGCCCACCGTGTGAAGCGGGTTTCAGGGCAATCGGAAGTTGTGTGGGTTAATGGCGAAATGGCTCGTGAAAAGGTGCTGGAACTCGGTGACGAGATACGTGTAGGAACGACCTCATTCTTCTACAAAATTTCCGGTTAAGCTTCGGACTCGCGAGGTAGCCAGATTCTAAAAACGGCTCCGGCATTATCATTTTGAATCAACTCTAACTTACCCTGATGCTCATCGATGATACGTTGGCTGAGCATCAAGCCCAGTCCTGTTCCCATACCAGCCTCTTTTGTGGTTACGAATGCATCAAAGATTTTCTCAGCAATTTCAGGTGACACTCCCGTACCGTTATCTTCTACTTGAGCAAGTAAACCGGGCTTGCCGCCCAAGGTCTGCTCACTGAGGCTGATGCTAATCGCTCCACGGAATCGTTCTCCGTTTGCTCTGGCCAGATCACCGCGTGATGCAAGAGCGTCACCAGCATTTGAGAAGAGATTTACGAAGACTTGTCCAATCTGGCTTCGAATACAGGTTAGAGTCGGTAGCTCCGGAGCCTCAACGGTCACGTGATAACGGCTTAGTTTACCGCGTACGATGAGTAGGCTTTCTTCTATGACTTGTTGCAGATCAACTTCGGTTGTTCTTTCTTCTTCATGGCGTGATTGTGTTCGAAGAGCTCCGCTGAGGTTTTCTAAGCGTTCGCCGGCAATCCGAATGTGTCCCAAGTTTTCTCTGAGTTCATCCACGTGTTCGGTAAGCCCCGTTTGTTCACTGATTTTTTCGGGTCGTGATTGAAAGAGGGAGAGGATGGACGATTCTAGGCGATCGGTGTGGTCGGTAAGTTCATCGCCAGCAAGCTTAACCAGTGAAACAGGGTTGGCTATTTCATGCCCTATAGACGCTATGAGTTGTCCGAGAGAGGCCATCTTCTCCGCTTGTTTGAGAAGGTTGCTGGAGTGTCTTATTTCACGCGCAGTTGTTTCTTCAAGCTCTTGGTAGGCCTTGCGCAGCTGCTTTTCGTTTTCTTTAAGTGCAAGCAAGTTTCGAACGGTAGCCAGCAGTTCAATGTCTTGAAATGGTTTTCCAATAAATGAGTCTGCGCCCACTTCGCTGCTCTCAACTTTGCTATCAGTATCAGAACGTGCAGTGAGCATGATTATTGGAGTACCGCTTAGGCCAGGATCACTGCGCCATGCTTTGACCAGTGCAGGCCCATCCATGACGGGCATCATCCAATCGGTAATCATCAAATCAGGTTGGTGGGCTTTAGCTGACTCTAGAGCATTTTCTCCATCGGTCGCTTGAAGCACCTGGTATCCACTGCGAGTAAGTTGAGAGGCAATGAGGCTTCTCATGTCTTTGAGGTCATCGACCACAAGAATGGTTGCCCCAGCGCCTTGGGGGGCCGTAATTTCTGGGCTGATTTGGTTCAGAGAATACTCACCCGAAAGATCCATATTGATAGGTGTAGCTTCGGCTGACTCTATTGGTCGGCGTGTGGTTTTGGGAAGATCTAAGTAGAAGGTGCTTCCTTTACCCAGCGTGCTGGTAACGCCAACCTGA is part of the Deltaproteobacteria bacterium genome and harbors:
- a CDS encoding response regulator, which translates into the protein LQNCQSYVETSCKVRNIHFKIELPPGAPTVCADIEFDGLEKICFNFLANALKFTPDGGAITLGLSQTENSARIFVQDNGPGIAENDQAKLFKLFAQVGSTAGAQGTGIGLALAKELAEGMSGQVGVTSTLGKGSTFYLDLPKTTRRPIESAEATPINMDLSGEYSLNQISPEITAPQGAGATILVVDDLKDMRSLIASQLTRSGYQVLQATDGENALESAKAHQPDLMITDWMMPVMDGPALVKAWRSDPGLSGTPIIMLTARSDTDSKVESSEVGADSFIGKPFQDIELLATVRNLLALKENEKQLRKAYQELEETTAREIRHSSNLLKQAEKMASLGQLIASIGHEIANPVSLVKLAGDELTDHTDRLESSILSLFQSRPEKISEQTGLTEHVDELRENLGHIRIAGERLENLSGALRTQSRHEEERTTEVDLQQVIEESLLIVRGKLSRYHVTVEAPELPTLTCIRSQIGQVFVNLFSNAGDALASRGDLARANGERFRGAISISLSEQTLGGKPGLLAQVEDNGTGVSPEIAEKIFDAFVTTKEAGMGTGLGLMLSQRIIDEHQGKLELIQNDNAGAVFRIWLPRESEA